A stretch of Saccharothrix texasensis DNA encodes these proteins:
- a CDS encoding TAXI family TRAP transporter solute-binding subunit — translation MSGTLLRLHAVGAALALATLSLTACGDDLDQVKLTMAAGSPGGVYHKLSMALADAWTREPGIPRAQVANTAGSVDNLDRLRANQAQVGFSAADAAEEKQKGPAGHKLYALARMHDDYLQLIVRDDLPATKLADLRNLRVSVGARDSGVWLIAQRLLQSAGMSPETDLKVQYMDLPTSANAMRDGALDAFFWSGGVPTDAVTTLATTVKLRMLDLGDVLPELRQTYPVYGSATLPASAYEQIGGGPVVTLVVRNFLLVNDTMSDDVAEALVRGLFQAQPALVAASPVARSIEVRSAIETTPIELHPGAMRYYRDVKV, via the coding sequence GTGTCGGGAACGCTCCTGCGGTTGCACGCGGTCGGGGCCGCATTGGCCCTGGCCACCCTGTCGTTGACGGCGTGCGGCGACGACCTGGACCAGGTCAAGCTCACGATGGCGGCCGGCAGCCCAGGTGGCGTCTACCACAAGTTGAGCATGGCGCTGGCCGACGCGTGGACCCGGGAGCCGGGCATCCCCCGCGCCCAGGTGGCGAACACGGCGGGCTCGGTGGACAACCTCGACCGGCTGCGGGCCAACCAGGCGCAGGTCGGGTTCTCCGCGGCCGACGCGGCGGAGGAGAAGCAGAAGGGCCCCGCCGGGCACAAGCTGTACGCGCTGGCCCGGATGCACGACGACTACCTGCAGCTGATCGTGCGGGACGACCTGCCGGCCACCAAGCTGGCCGACCTCAGGAACCTCCGGGTCAGCGTGGGCGCCCGCGACTCGGGCGTGTGGCTCATCGCGCAGCGGCTGCTCCAGTCCGCGGGCATGTCGCCGGAGACGGACCTCAAGGTCCAGTACATGGACCTGCCGACGAGCGCGAACGCGATGCGCGACGGCGCGCTGGACGCGTTCTTCTGGTCGGGCGGCGTGCCGACGGACGCGGTCACCACCCTGGCCACGACGGTGAAGCTGCGGATGCTCGACCTGGGCGACGTGCTGCCGGAGCTGCGCCAGACCTACCCCGTGTACGGCTCCGCCACCCTGCCCGCGTCGGCGTACGAGCAGATAGGGGGCGGCCCGGTCGTCACGCTGGTGGTGCGCAACTTCCTCCTGGTCAACGACACGATGTCCGACGACGTGGCCGAAGCCCTGGTCAGGGGTTTGTTCCAAGCCCAGCCGGCGCTCGTCGCGGCCAGTCCGGTGGCGAGGTCCATAGAGGTCCGCTCGGCGATCGAGACGACGCCGATCGAATTGCACCCCGGCGCGATGAGGTATTACCGCGACGTAAAAGTTTAG
- a CDS encoding beta-propeller fold lactonase family protein, producing the protein MAVLAVLAGTGFDASPRWPARIQVFVANSGSDNVTVYDTRLGKVTATVGVGDYPTGVGAHPAGHRVYVTNESSNTVSVIDTRTLSVVATVPVGPNPFGVAATPTHAYVTNFGRGDVTVIDTATNAPVKTIPVGRFPHSAVAAPDGSRVYVTNHGSDSVTVIDTASQAVVGTIPVGVFPAGIAISRDGARVYVANTGSDTVTVIETDGNRPAGSTKVGDAPLGVSVTPGGRVHVANTGSNTVSVLGPTGRPLEVVKVGRMPEGSAAAPDDSFVYVTNTGSGTVSVIDAENGETAAPFTVGAAPEGVAVTS; encoded by the coding sequence GTGGCGGTGCTCGCGGTGCTCGCCGGCACCGGTTTCGACGCCTCACCCCGGTGGCCGGCCCGAATCCAGGTGTTCGTGGCCAACAGCGGCTCCGACAACGTCACCGTGTACGACACCCGATTGGGCAAGGTGACCGCCACCGTGGGTGTCGGCGACTATCCCACCGGGGTCGGCGCGCACCCGGCCGGGCACCGCGTCTACGTCACCAACGAGTCCTCGAACACCGTCTCGGTGATCGACACCCGGACCCTCTCGGTCGTCGCCACCGTCCCGGTGGGACCCAACCCCTTCGGCGTCGCCGCCACACCCACCCACGCCTACGTCACCAACTTCGGGCGCGGCGACGTCACGGTCATCGACACCGCCACGAACGCGCCGGTGAAGACCATCCCGGTGGGCCGGTTCCCGCACAGCGCGGTGGCCGCCCCGGACGGCTCCCGGGTCTACGTGACCAACCACGGCAGCGACAGCGTCACGGTCATCGACACCGCCTCGCAGGCGGTCGTCGGCACGATCCCGGTCGGCGTCTTCCCGGCGGGCATCGCCATCAGCCGGGACGGCGCGCGCGTCTACGTGGCCAACACCGGCAGCGACACGGTCACCGTCATCGAGACGGACGGCAACCGCCCCGCCGGCAGCACCAAGGTCGGCGACGCGCCCCTCGGCGTCTCGGTCACCCCGGGCGGCCGGGTGCACGTCGCCAACACCGGGTCGAACACGGTCAGCGTCCTCGGGCCCACCGGCAGGCCCCTCGAGGTGGTCAAGGTCGGGCGGATGCCCGAGGGCTCGGCGGCGGCGCCCGACGACAGCTTCGTGTACGTCACGAACACCGGGTCGGGCACCGTGTCGGTGATCGACGCCGAGAACGGCGAGACCGCCGCCCCGTTCACCGTCGGCGCGGCGCCCGAGGGCGTGGCCGTCACCTCCTGA